The genomic stretch GACGACGTCGTGGCACGCCATTTCCACGGCCGCCTTTGCGAACCAGTTGCCGACGGCAGCCGAATCCAGCAGCCGCGAAATCGCGTCAACGTCGCTGGCGTCGCGATTTACAACCAGCGGCGCGAACAGATTTTGAATGATGGCGGTCGCTCCCCAGACAGTCTCGCCGCTCCATCGCGGAGTCACCGTGGCTTCTCCGACGCCCTCCAGGCCGTCTTCCGTCGTCAGCCGCACCAGCACAAACGCGGATTCGTCGTGCCGTCCCAGAGCCGACACCATGCGGCGCTCCGGCTTCAGCGGAATACAGACCGGGATGGCTTCCAGGTTTCGGATTCTCATAATGCGCAGCCCCGCGTCGAACATTCCGAGATCACAAGTTGAGTATGAGTTTCCATGCTGAAAGCCGCGACTGGTCGAACCACGATGACTCCGTTTTCCGGCGTCGAACTGACAGGCTGGGGATACTACATCGAACGCACCTGGACGAGTATCCATGACGATCTTTACGCGACGGCTCTGGCCGCCGAAAGCGATGACGGTGCCGCCATCGTGATCGCTCTGGATCTGATGGTGATCGATGAACGCTTCACGCGGCTGACGCGTCAGTTGATCGGCGACGCCACCGGGATTCCCGCGAAGTCAATTCTGCTGACTTGTTCACACAGCCATAACGCTCCCGCGGCGGGCGGACTTCTGGGTGTCGGCGAGTGCAGTCGGAAGTACGAAGATCAGGCCGCTCAGCTTGCGGCCGACGCGGCGATTCAGGCATGGAACAGTCGAACGCCGGCTCGGGTCCGCTGCGGTTCCACCATCGTCAGCGATCTTTCGTACAACCGAACACGCGCGAACGGAATCACCGACTCCACGCTGACGGCGGCACTGTTCGAACGACGCGACGGGAAGCCGCTGGCCGCAATCGTCAATTTCGGTGCTCATCCCACCGTCACGACGGAGCTGCGACCGCGGGACGTCAGCCGCGACGTTCCCGGCCGGGTGTGTGATCTGATCGAACAGCACTTTCCCGGCGCGACGGCGATGTACATTCAGGGAGCCTGCGGCGACACGAACTTCCTTCCCGAGTTCCAGACCGTCGAACGCTGCGACGAACCGGCTCAGCGACTCGCCAGCGCAGCCGTCGAGTCGCTGCGGGCCGCCGCAATTCAATCACGGGATTCAGTCGCGACTGACAGTCGCATCGCCCGGCTGCCCACGCGTCGCTGGCTGCGCGACGAAATCGATCACGATCGAAACGAAGCGAAGCGGCGACTGCGAGAAGAAGACTTTTCCAACTGGCGGCAGACGATCGGTCGCTGCATGACGAATCGGCCCGACGACATGGTGGCTCGTCACGGTGGCGATGAAGCGAAGGCCGTGAAGGCGATGTGTCGATTTCAGTTGGAATGGACGGACCGGATGCTGCGCGATCTCGATTCGCGGCCGGAACATTTATTGACGGAAGTTCAGGCCATTCGGATCGGCCCGCTGACGATTGCGGCCAATGCCTGTGAGTTCTTTTCGCCGTTTGCACGTGATGTCAGACACCAGTCTCGCGCGGAGACGCTGATGCTTGCCTGCTATTCAAACGGACGCATCGGCTATCTTCCTGACGCTCACGACATCGATGCAAAGAGCTACGCCGGGTACCAGTCGCCCAAATACTGCAACCAGTTTCCATTTACCAAGGAATCCGGTCCGGCCATGTGCCGTGCGATGCTGGATTCCATCGAAGCGGTCTGCCAGGGAACCTGATTCTCGGCAATCTGCGAAGCGGGACAGGCACCGAGTATGCCGGCGACGCTGCAGTGCCGCTGTCACGTCTTGATCTGGGCGCGTCATTACTGCAGCGTGCTGAAGAATCCGGATTAGTCGCCGTGTTCGGCGCGCCGTTTCATGTACAGTCGCTGAACTTCCTTCATGCAGCATTCACCGTCCGCCGCCAGCGTTTCGCAGCGAGCTTCATCGGAAGCGGATTTGGCGAGCAGTTCCCGAATTCGCCTGGGCGTTCCGTCCAAAACGTCGGCTTCGATATCATCCAGCGTAAAGCCAAAGCAGGCGCAGATCGGGGCGGAAGGACTCTTCGGATAAACGGCCGACTGCAGATCGTCGACAGAAGCAAGCCGTTCGAACAGATCGAAATACGCCACGTCACAGGTCGGAAACGCGCAGAACCAGGCGGTGTCGCCGAGTTGCTGTCGCGATACCGCGGAGATGTGCCCGTCGAGCGTCGGCTTGCTCACGGGCGTGCCCAGTGACCCGCACCGCGGACAGAACGCGCGACCGTCCGGTTCCGGTTCACGAACGAAGGCTTTGTTCATTCGGCGAATCTCGCGCGGGGCTGAATTTTGGAAATCCGTTAGACAAATCGTCACGCGTACGTTCTCAGGTGTGCGACCAGTTCGCAAACCGTGACTTGCGGGAGAATGCCGGGACCGTGTCGAATCGATTCAAACAGTTTTTTGCGCTGGCGTCATCGGCGTGTGTGCTCGCCATGCAGCTTTCGCTCGGTCGAGCGGACGATGGCGGAGCCGGTGATGGGCGAGCCGACCGCGAACCTGCCATCGAAGCGATGGAATTCGAAACCACGGCTTCTCGCGCGCTGAATGGTTCCACCGACGTTCTGTGCCTTGCGGAATCTCCGTCGGGCAGCGATCTGATTGCCGCATTTCATGACGGCTGCGTCATTCTGTTCGACCGGACCACGCGCCAGCGAGTTGCCGGAACGAAGTGCCACGACGCGCCGGTTTCCGATATGGCGGTTGCCGGTAACGTGCTGGCTGCCGCTGTTGATGACGGAACTGTTCGCACGTGGAGTCTGCCGGATCTGACACCGATCAACGTGCTGCCGGGCCATGCCGGTCGAGCGGTCGGAGTTGCCGTGTCCGCCGACGGTCACACAATCGCGTCGTGCGGAATCGACGGGACGGTTCGGCTTTGGCACGCCGATCCCGCCGCCGAAATCGCCGTTCTGACCGGTCACAACGCGGCGGTTCGAGCGGTTGCGTTTTCTGCCGACGGTCGGCTGCTGGCGTCCGCCGGAGACGACGGCACGGTGCGGCTTTGGCGCGCGGAAACACGGCAGCAAATCAGCAGTCTGGACGGTCATGCTGGCCGAATTCGAGACGTGGCGTTCTCTCCTGACGGACGTCTGCTGGCCAGCGCCGGCGAAGATGGAACGGTGCGGTTGTGGAACGCTGACGCTCCGGAGACGCCGCCGCGGTCACTGAAGCACGACGCGATGGTCTGGCGGCTCTGCTTCGCGTCTCACGGAAGGCTGCTGGCATCCGGCGATGCTGACGGAACGATTCGCCTGTGGAACGTCGAAACGGGGGCTTTGACAGCAACGCTTCACGATCACACCGATACGATCACGTCGCTGTTATTCGCCGCCGATTCAAAGTCGCTGTTCAGCAGCAGCCACGACGGAACGATCAACACCTGGCACGCGATGAAGCCGCTGCAGCCGCCACTGGCCGTGATCGATATCGACGCGGGCAAGGTGTGGGCGTCGGCGGTTTCTCCGACGGATGGGCATGTCGCCGCGGGCGGCCGCGACGGATTTGTCAGAATCGTCGATCTTCGTTCGGGTCAGACATCACTGGATTTGAACGAACCAAACGGCACGACGATCGACTGTCTGGAGTATTCGCTCGACGGCCGGATGATCGCCGCCGCCGGCTGGAAGAGCAGCGAAGTCGTGGTGTGGAACGTCGCTGACGGTTCGCTGATGAGAACCTTCGTGGCCGACGCGAATGTTCGAGCCATCGCGTTTTCACCCGACGGAACGATCCTGGCGGCCGGATGCGATGACAATCAGTTGCTTGTCTGGGACGTCGCGTCGGGTGATCTGAAGCAGAAAGTCAACGCTCACGCCCAGCCGGTCTACGACATCTCTTTTTCACCGGACGGCCGGGTCATCGCGACGTGCTGCGGTAACTGGCGTGAACAGAAACCCGGCGAAGTGAAGCTCTGGAAAACGAGTTCACTTATCGAAATCGCTCAACTGGCCGCGCATGAGGCGGCCGTGCGAGCCGCCGTGTTCAGTCCGGACGGCAGTCGGCTCGCTTCCGTCAGCGAAGACGGCGTCATCATAATCAGCGACGTCAAAACGCAGCAGGAACTGCCCGTCATGAAAGGTCCCGCCGGATCGCGCACGCTGGACTGGTCACCCGACGGGCGGTTGCTCGCGGCTGGCCAGCACAACGGTACGACCACCGTTTGGGATCTGAAGACTGCAAGCGTCATTCGTCGCCTCGGCGGTAACGACGACACATTCTCCGTACGATTCGTGCCGGACGGTTCAGTCCTGTGTTCGGCCGGAGGCGACCGGAAACTGACTTTGTGGGACACTTCGGATCTGTCCGACGACGGCACGCGGCCCCGTACCGTCGACGCCGTTCGCAACTGGAGGACGCTCGTTCCATGACTCACTTGCCGCATATTTTTCAACCGCAAAAGTCGTTTCATGTTCGCGTGAATGTTCGACGGTCGCGGTCATTTGATCTCGCGCGCTTTGTGCAGGGCATTGTGATCGCGTGTCTGGTTGTCTGCGGACTGCCGGTCCAGGCACAGCACTCGGACGCTCCGGATGACGTCCAGATACTTGCCGATCAAATTGACGAACTGGTCGCGGCAAAATGGAAAGAAAACGGCCTGGTCCCGGCGAGTCCGGCGGACGACGCGGAGTACCTGCGGCGCGTCTGGCTGGACATTGGCGGCAGAATTCCCCGCGCTGCCGACGCGAGAGACTTTCTGGAGGACACGACCGATGACAAACGTCGGCGGCTGGTTGATGAGCTGCTGGACGGACCGAACTACGTCGTCAATTCCACGAACTTCTGGCGCACCGTGCTGATTCCGGAGGCAGACACGGATTTCATGGTGCGCTACATGCTGCCCGGGTTTGAGGCGTGGCTGCGACAGAAACTGGCCGATGACACGCCCTACGATGACATGGTGCGGGAGCTGTTGACGACGCAGGTGGCCGGAGTTGATTTGTTTTCCCGTCAGGGTGAGTTGTCGCCTATCGCCTTCTATCAGTCGAAGGAAATCAAACCGGAGAACCTGGCCGCTGCGACGTCGCGAATGTTTCTGGGAATTCGCATCGAGTGTGCTCAGTGCCACGACCACCCGTTTGATACGTGGAAGCGAAAGGACTTCTGGGGCTACGCGACATTCTTTGCATCGCTGGAACGCCGCTCGGGAGGCGGCGGGCTTCTCGGTCGGCTGCAGGAATTGTTCGGTCGCCAGACGCTGACGATTCCGGATACGAATGAGGTTGTTCGTGCGACGTTTCTGACAGGAGAATCGCCCCAGATTGCGTCCGGCAGCAGTCCCCGAATCACGCTCGCCGACTGGATTACGTCCGGCGACAATCCGTACTTCAGTCGCACGGCCGCAAATCGCGTGTGGGGGCATTTCTTCGGGAAAGGGATCGTCCATCCTGTCGACGATTTTTCCAGTTCGAATCCGCCCACTCATCCGGAACTGCTCGATCTTCTCGCCGGCGAACTCGTGCGGCACGACTTCGATCTGAAGTTTCTGATGCGAGCAATCACTGCCAGCAGAACCTACCAGTTGACCAGCGCGGTTCGACCCGGCAGCGAACAACCGGACACGTGGCTGTTTTCACGAATGTCCGTCAAAGGCATGACGGCGGAACAGCTCTACGACAGCATCGATCAGGCGGTGGGAAATCACGAATCGTTCGATCAGACACAGCGGATGAGTTTTCAGCCGACAACTCGCAGCCGGTTCATCGAGCAGTTTTCGGACAATCGCAGCGACCCGACAGAACGCCAGACATCCGTGCTACAGGCGCTGTCGATGATGAACGGCAAACTCGTCAGTGATGCGACGGATCTGAATTCCAGCAGAACGCTGGCGGGAATCGCCGCGTACCCTGGCTTCGACACATCGCAGCAGGTGGAAGCCCTGTTTCTGGCGACACTCAACCGGCGGCCGAGTCCCGATGAGCAGCAGCGTTTTGTCGACTACGTGCGCACCGCCGATGACTCGCGCACGGAGAAGGAAGCCCTGGCCGATATGTTCTGGATGCTGTTGAACAGCAGCCAGTTTTCACTGAATCACTGACCGCTGCGGCGTTCTGGAACGACAATTCGTGAGGTGATCCCATGCCACACTCGCCAGAATGGAAACCCGAAACCGAGCGCCCGGTGCTCAGCCGTCGCGACTGGATGCGGCTCGCGTCAGCCGGCATCACGGCGGGTTCGATGTCCGGCTGGCTGAGTCAGCTCGCCGCGCAAACGGCGACTGACACGAGCCGTTGTCGTTCCGTCATTCTGCTTTGGATGAGCGGCGGGCCGAGTCAGATCGATACGTTCGACGTCAAACCGGATCACCGCAACGGCGGTCCGCTGAAACCGATCGACACTTCGGTTCCGGGAATGCACATCAGCGAAACGATGCCCAGGCTGTCGCAGATGATGCAGCACGTTGTTCCCATTCGTTCCATGTCGACTCAGGAAGGCGACCATTCGCGGGCCACGTACCATCTGCGAACGGGTTATCGTCCGCAGGGACCGGTGCACTATCCGACGCTTGGATCGCTGCTCAGCAATGAGCTTGGCTCGGAGACTTCGCCGCTGCCGAACTTTGTCAGCATCTCTCCGTTTCGCAACTTCAGTCCTGCGGCATATGGACCGGGGTTTCTGGGACCGCAACGATCGCCGCTGGTTGTGGGAGAACGCGGGCAGGCGATTGTCGGGGACGAACAGGCAACGTACGACGAGTCACTGAAGGTCGAGAATCTGAATCTGCCGGACAACGTCACGCCGCTGCAGACCGACCGCCGTCTGGCCATGCTGGCTGACTTCGACACCGATTTCCGCATGACTCACCCGGGCGTTCCTGCGGGAAGTCATGAGTCCGCTTATCTGCAGGCAGTGCGCATGATGCGTTCAAAGGCGGTCCGGGCGTTCGACCTTCACGAAGAAGACGCTGCTCTGCGCGACGCTTATGGGCGAAACCAGTTTGGCCAGGGATGCCTGCTGGCGCGACGGCTGGTCGAACACGGTGTTCCGTTTGTGGAAGTGTCGCTGAACGGAGTGACAAACAACCAGAACTTCGGCTGGGACACTCACACGAACAATTTCGAATCTGTGAAGCAACTGACGTCGGTACTCGACCCGGCCTGGGCGACGCTGCTGGAAGACCTGCACCTTCGCGGGCTGCTGGATTCCACGCTGGTGGTCTGGATGGGCGAATTCGGCCGGACACCGCGCATCAACGGCAGCGCGGGGCGCGATCACTGGGCGGTTTCGTGGACCACAGTGCTGTGCGGGGGCGGCGTTCGCGGAGGCCAGTTCTTCGGCGAAACGACCGAGGATGGAATGGCCGTGAAAGACCGTCCTGTGTCGGCCGCCGACCTGATGGCCACAATCTTTCGGTGCGTCGGCGTTGACCCGATGAAACAGAACATGTCCAACGTCGGCCGCCCGATTCGGCTGGCCGATCCCGAAGCCAAAGCGATCACGGAGATCCTGGCATGAACGCTTTCGGCCGGCAGGTCGCGATCATCATGCTGCTCACGGCGCCCGTCGCGATCGCCGACGACAATCCGGTTCCATCGAAACCCGCGTTCGTGGACATCGTCTACCTGCATCGCAGCCGGCCGATTTTTCTTCGTCTGCGGATCGAAGTCGATGGTGTGCCATTCGAACGTCGTTGGAAAGAACACGTCGCGTCGCTGTTTCAGGAGCTGGACACGAACGGCGATGGAAGCCTTGACCTCGCGGAGCTGACCGAAGCCGCGTCCGATGCCGACACGCAGCGGTCGCCGGAAGCCGCCCGGATCGCTCGCCGCGCAGCTCGCTGGTCGGCCCGTCGAAACCCGTTCAATGCATTCTCCATCGAAGAGTTCACTGCGTTTCTTATGAGCCGCCGGCTGGGTCCGCTGCAGATGGCGGACACCAGCCAGATTGCCGCCGGCGGAAGTCAGGTCGGCGCGAAACTGTTCGCGAGTCTGGACGGCGACGGCGACGAAAAGCTGTCGTCCGCTGAACTTCAGCACGCCGCGACGGAACTGCGTCGCCGTGATCTGGACGACGACGGTGCCTTCAGTGTCGCGGAACTGAGCGAAAATCCGACACCGTACTTTGTCCGTGCGGAGCCACAGATGATGGAAGCCGAACAGCCATTCATCGATCTCACACTCAGCTCCGCGCCGATCGCAGTTCTGCGTGAATTCGAACGGCGCTACGCAAAGGCTCCGTCTGTTGCCGCCGACGGTCGCGCGACATTGAGCCGCGAACTCGGTGCGAGGGAACTGGGATTAAGCAGCGAAACGTTCGGGACATACGATCTGGATTCTGACGGAATGCTGGACCGCGATGAACTGCGCGAACTGCTGCGTCGTCCGCCGGTCAGCCTGGAGCTTATCGTGCGACTCGGATCGCGCCGCGAAGTTGAGTTCGTCGTGGAAACAGCACCCGGCGCGACGGCCGATGGCACTCCGCTACGCCGATCCGAAGATGGTCTGGCAAGCCTCGTGATCGACGACGTCCAGGTGGAAATCGCGGAATCAGCGGCAGCGGTGCCGACGCTGCCAGCGAGTATCTCCAGCGACTGTTCGCCACGGCAGATCAGGACAACAACGGATACCTGGAAAAGGACGAAGCAGCGCGTGGCCGTGATTTCGCACAGTCATTTGACGAGTTCGATCAGGACGGCGACGGAAAGATCTTCCGTGAAGAACTGGCTGCCGTGATTGACGACCACATGCAGTCGGCGCGCTGTCGCACGCGATTGGATGTGACCAACCGAGGCCGCGATCTGTTTGAGATCGTCGATCTCGACCGCAGCCAATCGCTCAGTGATCGCGAGTTCGCTCAGGCGGCTCGCCGGATTCCGCTGTGGGATTCCGATGGCGACGGCGCTGTTTCACAATCCGAAATCCCGCAACTCTTTCAATTGTCGTTCGGCCCCGGTCAGCCGGAATTTCCGGGATTGCGGTTTCCCGGCGCTGCCGGTCGAACCGTTGAACAAGATTCAACAACCCGCGGCAGCGCACCTGTCTGGTTCACGAAACTCGACCGAAACAGCGATGGCGAACTGGTGCGGCGGGAGTTCCCCGGAACCTTCGATGAGTTCCAAAAGATGGACCGCAACGGTGACGGCTTCGTCGACGCCGCCGAAGCGGAGTTCGTGAAATAGCACGTCGACACAACACTGATGTTCGACACACCGGATCAATCACTTCAGCATCAATTCAGGGAGTTCAACAGGATGTCATCCAGACAAATGCGGTTTTCATGGGGCCTGCTGGCCGCGGTTCTTGGAATCGGCCTGACTCTGTCGTTCGCGGCGACGCAGAACGAACCATCCCGACCCGTCGAAGAACTGCTGCCCGCCGACACGGTGCTGTTGCTCGGTCACGACGGCGCGGAACGGCACCAGGCCGCATGGGAAAAGACGGCCGCATACGAATCGATGTATGAATCCGGCATGATGGATGTCTGGGAGAAGCTGATTGATTTCGTCGGTCAGCAGGCAGGCATGGGAGCGAACTCGGATGTCGACCAGGCAATGAAACACCTCGAAGCGCGCGGGGCGACACTGGCCGTTTCACTTCCTTCAGCACAGGGGCCGCCGCTGCCGCATGCCATGCTGGTTCTGCACGACGCGGCAAAATTCGAATCGATGCTGACCGGCCTTGCTCGCAACCTTGGCGGTTCCATTCGGGCACAGTTCGAATCGAAATCTGTGAGCGGTCGAAGCGTAACAATGGCCGTCATACCGGATTCGCCGGGTGTGGAAATCGGTGTCTGGGCCGAAGGCGGGCATCTGGTCGTCGTGGCCGGCATCGACGCGATTAGCACAGCGATTTCCGTTGCCGACGGCAAAACACCCAATCTGAAATCGAACGAATTGTGGCGGAAGTACAACTACGGCACAGACAGCTTCGAAACGACGTCTGTCGCCTGGCTGGACTTCGCAGCCGTTCGCAGCGCGTACGGAGCTATGCCGCTTCCGACACCGGGAGGAAAGACGATCGACGATATTCTGCAAACGGCCGGTCTGCACAACCTGACATCGGCCGCGTATCAGTACGGATACCGCCACCGATCACTGTGGTCGCAGGTCGCGATCGAAGTCGACGGACCACGCACAGGGCTGCTGGCGCTGTCCGATCAGAAAGCGATGACTCTGGCCGACCTGCCGCCGCTGCCGGCCAATACCAGCGGCTTCAATGCGTCGCGATTGGACATGGCTTCGCTGTGGAACATTGTCACGCAGTTGATCCGCGAAGGAGCTGCCTTCGGACCGCCCGGAGCTGCCGAACAGGTCGATGGAGTCTTGAGCAACCTGCCACAGATGATCGGCTTTGATCCCGGCCGAGATTTGTTCGCCGCGCTGGGCGACATCGTCTGTATCTATTCCGACCCGGACCAGGGATTCCTCGGCACGGGCATGGGAGTCATGCTGCAGGTCAGGGACGCGAACACGCTGACGGAAACGATCAACAAACTGCTGCTGCAGGCGGAACAGGCATCACGCGGCGACTTCCGAGTCCACCGTTCAGAAAAATCCGGACGCGAACTGGTGCTGATGCAGTTCGGCGATGTTCAGGCGGGAGCGTTGTGTATCGACAACGGCTGGCTCATCGCGGGACTGATGCCTCAGTCGGTTGAAGCAGCTCTGATGCGAATCGACGGCAAACTAACTTCGTGGAAACCAACCGCGGAACAGGCTGAGGCGTTCGAGACTTTGCCGAAATCCTTTACGTCCATCACCGTCGGCGATCCGCGAGTCAGTTGGCACACTCTGATGAAGCTGGCACCGTTCTTCCTGTCGGGCGGACAGGCGGCGCTGAAGGAGGAACGCATCCTGCCGCGTGACGCGGAACTTCCGATTACGATCGCCGACCTGCCGCCCGCGGAATTGATCGTGCGTCCTCTGTTCCCGAACGTCACCGTGACCACTTCGGACAGTGACGGCATTCATATTACGTCGCGTCAGTCTCTTCCCGGAATTCCGTTCATCGGCAGCATCGGCGAAGGCAGCGGACTGGCGACAGCCGCCATCGGAACCGCTCTGCTGCTGCCCGCCATTCAGCAGGCTCGCGAAGCCGCACGGCGCACTCAGTCGCGAAACAACCTGAAACAGATTGCTCTGGCGCTGCACAACTATCACGACGTCTATGGCAGCTTTCCGTCGGGAACTCACCCCAACGAGAAGCTTAAGCCGGAAGAACGCATAAGCTGGCTGGCCGCGATACTGCCGTTCCTTGAACAGCAACCGCTGTATCAGACGATTGACTTCGAAGAAAGCTGGGATGACGCATCCAACGAACGCGGAGCGATGACTCGTGTCCCGTCCTACCTGAACCCAGGCAGCGTCGCGGCGGTGGTCGGTCCCGGTGAAACTCACTACGTGGGCATTGCCGGAGTCGGCAAAGACGCTCCCATGCTTCCCGTCACCAGCAAGCGAGCTGGAGTCTTCGGCTACAACCGCAAGACCAGAATCCGCGACATCACCGACGGGACTTCCAACACGATTATGACCAGCGAAGCCAGCGGTGACTTCGGACCGTGGATGGCGGGCGGCAACGCTTCCATCCGCTCTCTGACGACAAAGCCGTATATCAACGGCCCCGACGGAATCGGCGGTCCCTATCGCGGCGGCGTCAACGTCGGCCTCGCGGACGGTTCCGTGCGGTTTGTCTCCGAAAACATCGATCCGCGAGTCTTCGAACTCCTGTCGGCGATGGCTGACGGCGAGGTGATCCCGCAATTCTGAACGCGGTTGTTTGCAAATGAGTCACCCCGTGGCCTTCACGACGGGGCCACGGGCAAGCGAACCCGCACAAGCGGCTTCTCGCTCGCAAAAGGCCAACTGGGTTCTCCGGAGGCATACTGAGAGTCTGCGTCGCCAGAGCGCCGCATGCGGGTTCAGCCATCGAACCGACTTCGCGCGTTAGGCGCTCGCTGGCCTTCGACGCAGAGGAGTTGACTGATCGCGCACCGGCGAACGGTCTATTTCCTGACGAGTTCCTTCTCCGCACGGCGCTTCTTCAGGACTTCTTCCTGAATGTTCTTCGGAGCCTGGCGATAGCACAGGAACTCCATGCTGAAGGTGCCCTTGCCCTGAGTCATGGAGCGGATTTCATTGGCGTAGTCGAACATTTCCGCAAGCGGGACTTCCGCCAGAATAATGCATATGGCGTCGTTCACTTCCGAAGACGTGACGATGCCGCGCTTGCTGGACAGGTGGCCGGTGACGGCTCCCTGAAACTCATCGGGAGTTTCGATTTCCAGCTTCATGATGGGTTCCAGGAGAGCCATGTTGGCTTTCTTCAGAGTGTCCTTCATGCAGTCGCGCGACGCGATCTTGAATGCCATTTCGGATGAGTCCACGTCGTGATAACTGCCGTCCCGCAGGTACATCTTGACACCGACGACTTCGTATTCGCCCAGCGGCCCTTTGTCGAGTGCCATCTGGAAGCCGGAGTCGCACGACCCGATGTATTCTCGCGGGATGCGACCGCCGGAGATCTCATCAGCGAACTCATAGCGGTGCTCCGAATTCTCCGGCAGCGGTTCCATCAGGCCGACTACGTGAGCGTACTGGCCGGAACCGCCGGTCTGCTTCTTGTGCTTGTGGTTGAATTCCACCGACTTGGTGGGACGTTCCTTGTAGGACACACGCGGTTCGCCGATCAGGCATTCGCACTTGTATTCGCGTTTGATGCGTTCGACGTAAACGTCCAGATGCAACTGACCCATGCCGGCGATCAGTGTCTGGCCGGTTTCTTCGTCGGTCTGCACCTGAAACGTCGGATCTTCGCGGCGGAAGCGTTCTAAAGCCTTGCCGAGCTTGTCTGCGTCGTCGCGCTTTTTCGGTTCGATCGACAGTCGAATCACGGGTTCCGCGACGAAGATATTTTCCAGCGAGTATTCGATACCACTGCCCAGGAACGTGTCCCCGGACGCGCAGTCGACACCGACGACAGCGATGATGTCACCGGCTGACGCTTCTTCGATGTCTTCGCGATCGTTGGCGTGCATTCGCACCATTCGGCCGAACCGCGTTGCGCGGCCGGTTCGTGCGTTGGTGTAGCTTTCACCCTTCTTGATCACGCCCTGATAGATGCGCATGTAGGTCAGCTGACCGAAGGCTTCCACGACCGTCTTGAACGCCATGGCCACCATCGGATCGCCGGCCTGATTTGTCAGCCGGACTTTTGGATGCTTGCCTTCTTCGTCTGCCGGCTGGCTGTTGTCGTTGGCATAGACATCAACGTCGGTCGGGCACGGCAGGTACATAGTGACGGCGTCGAGCGCTTCCTGAACGGCCTTGTTCTTAAAGGCGCTGCCCATC from Planctomycetaceae bacterium encodes the following:
- the fusA gene encoding elongation factor G gives rise to the protein MTDLRRVRNIGISAHIDSGKTTLTERMLYYCGRIHKIRDVKGGDGGATMDHMELERERGITITSAATRVAWKNDKLKIPEHVINVIDTPGHVDFTVEVERSLRVLDGAILVLCSVGGVQSQSLTVDRQMKRYGVPRIAFINKMDRTGANPKKVMAQMKEKLKTNAIPLQIPIGVESAFEGVVDLIRMEAIYFKGEEGEIVERKPIPDDLRDAAQTARTEMLEELSHFDDALMETLLEEGEVAEADIRRIVRSATLAQQVTPVLMGSAFKNKAVQEALDAVTMYLPCPTDVDVYANDNSQPADEEGKHPKVRLTNQAGDPMVAMAFKTVVEAFGQLTYMRIYQGVIKKGESYTNARTGRATRFGRMVRMHANDREDIEEASAGDIIAVVGVDCASGDTFLGSGIEYSLENIFVAEPVIRLSIEPKKRDDADKLGKALERFRREDPTFQVQTDEETGQTLIAGMGQLHLDVYVERIKREYKCECLIGEPRVSYKERPTKSVEFNHKHKKQTGGSGQYAHVVGLMEPLPENSEHRYEFADEISGGRIPREYIGSCDSGFQMALDKGPLGEYEVVGVKMYLRDGSYHDVDSSEMAFKIASRDCMKDTLKKANMALLEPIMKLEIETPDEFQGAVTGHLSSKRGIVTSSEVNDAICIILAEVPLAEMFDYANEIRSMTQGKGTFSMEFLCYRQAPKNIQEEVLKKRRAEKELVRK